One part of the Anopheles coustani chromosome 2, idAnoCousDA_361_x.2, whole genome shotgun sequence genome encodes these proteins:
- the LOC131266765 gene encoding transcription initiation factor TFIID subunit 4-like isoform X1: MASANFLEEALKSDVDESAVNAIVGTLENQLDVNTNQVQQVGGAVKTGAFVNSVKNQSSAISEPSSAAAPATAVATAVVSNGGATSSSSSSSASSGQKHGAGGLVTNGEIVSNIVNLVSSNNGASVINNNTITTNNNNLAKTFLVSASVAGSTTTTVGGNKATAGGGGNVTVTLSSAGGGGQQQQRNPVPSVVTSGGGTTGGGGGGINIISQQIVVPAGGGSHHQPPPLFNVTTNHGHQPQSNQGTAAGGHGNSIIIGSSNNHILTSSNMPKNEPVKLVYPAAGGVPQTAVLNMNNNRVTLTSSTLPNGTLSSGQQPQLIQTSNIVTGGGVKATIQQQQQQQVAGASQPGGGGLPTPTLIIKNQQTGAVMNTGAPGIVTVSKPMNNQATPNIVGLPGVQIVNVRPGAQPTQAQQKTVAAVSPRVVIGSQPIVSTRPPNASAITLSALQGQQGSTLLLKNEQGHFQLLRIGPAPTGAQITPANLTGSSANQTIRLQTVPATHSSGSGAIIVSSQSITTAPTSYISTQPTPVASVAPVPALAAQQNITISHSPAQAGAQPTVLATQQSLHQQQQQQTTVVASSHSVANQQQQQQQQQQQQQQTVVVTTTGGGGAPGQQQQQRNSLDNTKEKCSKFLTNLIELSKREPAKVEQNVRTLIQELVDANVDPAEFCERLERLLNASPQPCLIGFLKKSLPLLRQSLVTKEITIEGINPPSAAVAFAGTALTQIPAQIRPIGQTTIVSQNSMVGQTQIRMLTSQAGGLTTMPRIGQTTIRPAAPVRIQQQQQQQVVQGATPTTVVGPRTITAQQIRPNSTTIGHTTIVQTSGGQQLSQNISTTPPALLPIRAPSGTSITRTSATLQIRTAAPVSRTVTSVVGGTTVTAGGLSKQILQTQVNQIRAQTPVASVAAAAAAAAAAASGSSATQVKQVTAITGGGNVVVSLNQVPGPPPMQPVSANSVGGTTVVSVGGSSAGTIPPMPALALSSSAVSAAAGLSTTHVVGSSSSSSASAAPTATVVVSSSSSTAASASGTVVVASASAPSAATVSATSNSGSTSTSALPPPPSTPAPAPQAPSVTTNKSVSAKSQNQSGASKKKTGASAAAGSADPDAASKRAGASAQSQFYHHHASMYGDDDINDVAAMGGVNLAEETQRILGSTEFVGTQIRSCKDEVFLHLPALQSRIRSIIARHGLEEPSNEVAVLISHACQERLKNVVEKLAIIAEHRIDIIKVDPRYEVTKDVRGQIKFLEELDKAEQKRHEEQEREMLMRAAKSRSKTEDPEQAKLKAKAKEMQRAEMEELRQRDANLTALQAIGPRKKPKLEEGTSASATPGGSGTGTLSGKAPTPLRPRIKRVNLRDMLFYMEQERETCRSQMLYKAYLK, translated from the exons ATGGCGTCTGCCAACTTTTTGGAAGAAGCTCTTAAATCGGACGTCGACGAATCGGCGGTGAATGCGATAGTGGGAACGTTGGAAAACCAGTTGGACGTGAATACGAACCAGGTGCAACAAGTAGGCGGTGCAGTGAAAACGGGTGCGTTCGTGAATAGTGTGAAAAATCAATCTAGTGCAATCTCCGAGCCATCAtcggcagcagcaccagcaacagcagtagCGACAGCAGTTGTGTCAAATGGGGGTGCAAcgagtagcagcagcagtagtagcgCTTCATCGGGCCAGAAACACGGCGCTGGTGGCCTCGTCACGAACGGCGAAATAGTGTCCAACATAGTGAACCTCGTTAGCAGCAACAACGGTGCTAGTGTGATTAATAACAATACCATCacgaccaacaacaacaaccttgCAAAGACGTTCCTAGTGAGCGCGAGTGTGGCAGGCAGTACTACGACGACCGTGGGGGGTAACAAGGCGACCGCTGGTGGTGGCGGGAACGTAACCGTTACGTTATCATCGGCTGGTGGCGgcggtcagcagcagcagcgcaatCCGGTTCCGTCGGTGGTAACATCCGGTGGCGGTAcgaccggtggtggtggaggaggcaTCAACATAATCAGCCAGCAGATCGTGGTGCCTGCCGGAGGGGGCAGCCACCACCAGCCACCGCCACTGTTCAACGTGACCACCAACCACGGCCACCAGCCGCAAAGCAACCAGGGCACAGCAGCGGGCGGACACGGCAAtagcatcatcatcggcagTAGCAACAACCACATCCTAACGTCATCGAATATGCCAAAGAATGAACCAGTGAAGTTGGTCTATCCTGCAGCCGGTGGCGTCCCGCAGACGGCGGTACTCAATATGAACAACAACCGCGTCACGCTGACTTCGTCCACGTTGCCGAACGGGACGCTTTCGTCCGGTCAGCAACCGCAGCTGATCCAGACGTCGAACATCGTCACCGGGGGCGGCGTGAAGGCCACGatccagcaacaacagcagcagcaagtggCCGGTGCGTCGCAGCCCGGTGGTGGCGGTCTGCCAACGCCAACGTTAATTATCAAGAACCAGCAGACGGGCGCAGTCATGAACACCGGTGCACCTGGCATCGTCACGGTTTCGAAGCCGATGAACAATCAG GCAACACCAAACATAGTCGGTTTACCTGGTGTGCAAATTGTAAATGTTAGACCTGGCGCACAACCCACACAAGCACAGCAAAAAACTGTTGCCGCTGTTTCACCTAGAGTTGTTATTGGTAGCCAGCCAATAGTTAGTACTAGACCACCAAACGCAAGCGCT ATCACTTTAAGTGCCCTTCAAGGACAGCAAGGTTCGACGCTGCTGCTGAAGAATGAgcagggccatttccagctgCTCCGGATCGGACCGGCCCCGACCGGTGCCCAAATTACGCCCGCCAATCTGACGGGATCTTCCGCGAACCAAACGATACGATTGCAAACTGTACCAGCT ACCCATTCATCCGGTTCCGGAGCCATCATAGTGAGCTCACAGTCCATTACGACCGCCCCGACGAGCTACATTTCAACGCAACCCACGCCAGTCGCCTCGGTGGCCCCAGTGCCGGCATTGGCAGCTCAGCAAAATATCACGATATCGCACTCCCCGGCGCAAGCGGGCGCCCAACCCACGGTGCTGGCCACCCAGCAATCattgcaccagcagcagcagcaacaaacgaCCGTTGTCGCCTCATCTCACTCCGTGGcaaaccaacagcagcagcaacaacaacagcagcagcagcagcagcaaacggtCGTTGTTACAACGACTGGCGGTGGTGGAGCCCCtggccaacagcagcaacagcgaaACTCCTTAGATAATACCAAAGAAAAGTGCAGCAAATTTCTCACCAATCTGATCGAGCTGTCCAAACGGGAACCGGCCAAAGTGGAGCAGAATGTGCGAACACTTATTCAGGAGCTGGTGGACGCGAATGTCGATCCGGCCGAGTTTTGCGAACGGTTAGAGCGTCTGCTCAACGCTAGTCCACAGCCGTGCTTAATTGGGTTTCTAAAG AAAAGCCTTCCCCTGCTGCGGCAATCGCTAGTAACTAAAGAGATAACGATCGAGGGCATCAATCCGCCTTCGGCTGCTGTTGCCTTCGCTGGTACCGCCTTAACCCAAATTCCT GCCCAAATTCGCCCGATCGGACAGACGACGATCGTGTCACAAAACAGTATGGTCGGTCAGACGCAAATACGTATGCTTACCTCTCAGGCCGGCGGGCTGACGACGATGCCACGGATCGGGCAGACCACGATCCGGCCGGCGGCCCCCGTCCGaatacagcagcagcaacagcagcaggtgGTCCAGGGCGCCACGCCAACGACCGTCGTAGGACCTCGAACGATCACTGCCCAGCAGATTCGACCAAACTCTACCACGATCGGTCACACGACGATCGTGCAGACATCGGGCGGCCAACAGCTGTCGCAAAACATCTCAACGACACCTCCTGCATTGCTACCG ATCCGAGCACCCTCCGGCACCTCGATAACGCGCACGAGCGCGACGTTACAGATACGCACCGCGGCTCCCGTGTCGCGCACGGTCACCTCCGTCGTCGGCGGCACGACGGTGACAGCGGGCGGGCTCAGCAAACAGATCCTCCAGACGCAAGTCAATCAGATACGCGCCCAAACGCCGGTGGCCTCGGTGGCGGCAGCCGCTGCGGCGGCCGCTGCCGCGGCATCCGGTTCGTCCGCGACCCAGGTTAAGCAAGTGACGGCAATTACCGGTGGCGGGAACGTGGTGGTCAGTTTGAACCAGGTTCCAGGTCCGCCTCCCATGCAGCCTGTCTCGGCGAACAGTGTCGGCGGGACGACGGTAGTGTCGGTGGGTGGTTCGTCTGCCGGCACGATACCGCCCATGCCTGCCCTCGCGCTATCCTCTTCTGCGGTAAGCGCGGCGGCGGGTCTTAGCACGACGCACGTCGTGGGctcttcctcctcttcctcggcCTCGGCGGCGCCAACGGCCACGGTCGTTGTTAGTTCTTCATCCTCCACAGCAGCGTCAGCTAGTGGGACGGTGGTGGTTGCCAGTGCGTCCGCACCCTCGGCGGCCACTGTCAGTGCCACCAGCAATAGCGGCAGTACTAGCACCTCTgcacttccaccaccaccatcaacacCGGCACCGGCACCCCAGGCGCCGAGCGTAACGACTAATAAAAGTGTGTCCGCTAAATCGCAGAATCAATCGGGGGcgtcgaagaagaagacgggTGCGTCCGCGGCCGCCGGCAGCGCTGACCCGGACGCGGCCAGCAAGCGGGCCGGGGCATCAGCGCAATCGCAGTTCTACCACCACCATGCGTCCATGTacggcgacgacgacatcAACGATGTGGCCGCGATGGGCGGCGTCAACCTGGCGGAGGAAACCCAACGCATCCTCGGCTCGACCGAGTTCGTAGGGACGCAGATTCGGTCGTGCAAGGACGAGGTGTTTCTACATCTGCCCGCACTGCAGTCCCGGATCCGCAGCATCATCGCCCGTCACGGTCTGGAGGAACCGAGCAACGAGGTGGCGGTGTTGATCTCGCACGCCTGCCAGGAGCGACTGAAAAACGTGGTCGAAAAGCTAGCAATTATTGCGGAGCATCGGATAGATATTATCAAG GTTGACCCACGGTACGAGGTCACGAAAGATGTACGAGGGCAGATAAAGTTTCTCGAAGAGCTGGACAAAGCCGAACAAAAACGTCATGAGGAGCAGGAGCGTGAAATGTTGATGCGAGCCGCCAAATCCCGATCGAAAACGGAAGACCCGGAGCAGGCTAAACTGAAGGCAAAG GCAAAGGAAATGCAACGGGCGGAAATGGAGGAATTGAGGCAGCGGGACGCCAATCTGACGGCGTTACAAGCAATTGGTCCGAGAAAGAAGCCGAAGTTGGAGGAAGGAACATCCGCATCGGCAACG CCCGGTGGGTCCGGAACAGGAACATTAAGTGGGAAGGCTCCGACGCCGTTACGGCCGCGCATCAAGCGCGTCAATCTTCGTGATATGCTATTCTACATGGAACAAGAGCGGGAAACCTGCAGGAGTCAGATGCTCTACAAAGCCTACCTCAAGTGA
- the LOC131266765 gene encoding transcription initiation factor TFIID subunit 4-like isoform X3, with amino-acid sequence MASANFLEEALKSDVDESAVNAIVGTLENQLDVNTNQVQQVGGAVKTGAFVNSVKNQSSAISEPSSAAAPATAVATAVVSNGGATSSSSSSSASSGQKHGAGGLVTNGEIVSNIVNLVSSNNGASVINNNTITTNNNNLAKTFLVSASVAGSTTTTVGGNKATAGGGGNVTVTLSSAGGGGQQQQRNPVPSVVTSGGGTTGGGGGGINIISQQIVVPAGGGSHHQPPPLFNVTTNHGHQPQSNQGTAAGGHGNSIIIGSSNNHILTSSNMPKNEPVKLVYPAAGGVPQTAVLNMNNNRVTLTSSTLPNGTLSSGQQPQLIQTSNIVTGGGVKATIQQQQQQQVAGASQPGGGGLPTPTLIIKNQQTGAVMNTGAPGIVTVSKPMNNQATPNIVGLPGVQIVNVRPGAQPTQAQQKTVAAVSPRVVIGSQPIVSTRPPNASAITLSALQGQQGSTLLLKNEQGHFQLLRIGPAPTGAQITPANLTGSSANQTIRLQTVPATHSSGSGAIIVSSQSITTAPTSYISTQPTPVASVAPVPALAAQQNITISHSPAQAGAQPTVLATQQSLHQQQQQQTTVVASSHSVANQQQQQQQQQQQQQQTVVVTTTGGGGAPGQQQQQRNSLDNTKEKCSKFLTNLIELSKREPAKVEQNVRTLIQELVDANVDPAEFCERLERLLNASPQPCLIGFLKKSLPLLRQSLVTKEITIEGINPPSAAVAFAGTALTQIPAQIRPIGQTTIVSQNSMVGQTQIRMLTSQAGGLTTMPRIGQTTIRPAAPVRIQQQQQQQVVQGATPTTVVGPRTITAQQIRPNSTTIGHTTIVQTSGGQQLSQNISTTPPALLPVSGSASSTYISSAQQNQSGASKKKTGASAAAGSADPDAASKRAGASAQSQFYHHHASMYGDDDINDVAAMGGVNLAEETQRILGSTEFVGTQIRSCKDEVFLHLPALQSRIRSIIARHGLEEPSNEVAVLISHACQERLKNVVEKLAIIAEHRIDIIKVDPRYEVTKDVRGQIKFLEELDKAEQKRHEEQEREMLMRAAKSRSKTEDPEQAKLKAKAKEMQRAEMEELRQRDANLTALQAIGPRKKPKLEEGTSASATPGGSGTGTLSGKAPTPLRPRIKRVNLRDMLFYMEQERETCRSQMLYKAYLK; translated from the exons ATGGCGTCTGCCAACTTTTTGGAAGAAGCTCTTAAATCGGACGTCGACGAATCGGCGGTGAATGCGATAGTGGGAACGTTGGAAAACCAGTTGGACGTGAATACGAACCAGGTGCAACAAGTAGGCGGTGCAGTGAAAACGGGTGCGTTCGTGAATAGTGTGAAAAATCAATCTAGTGCAATCTCCGAGCCATCAtcggcagcagcaccagcaacagcagtagCGACAGCAGTTGTGTCAAATGGGGGTGCAAcgagtagcagcagcagtagtagcgCTTCATCGGGCCAGAAACACGGCGCTGGTGGCCTCGTCACGAACGGCGAAATAGTGTCCAACATAGTGAACCTCGTTAGCAGCAACAACGGTGCTAGTGTGATTAATAACAATACCATCacgaccaacaacaacaaccttgCAAAGACGTTCCTAGTGAGCGCGAGTGTGGCAGGCAGTACTACGACGACCGTGGGGGGTAACAAGGCGACCGCTGGTGGTGGCGGGAACGTAACCGTTACGTTATCATCGGCTGGTGGCGgcggtcagcagcagcagcgcaatCCGGTTCCGTCGGTGGTAACATCCGGTGGCGGTAcgaccggtggtggtggaggaggcaTCAACATAATCAGCCAGCAGATCGTGGTGCCTGCCGGAGGGGGCAGCCACCACCAGCCACCGCCACTGTTCAACGTGACCACCAACCACGGCCACCAGCCGCAAAGCAACCAGGGCACAGCAGCGGGCGGACACGGCAAtagcatcatcatcggcagTAGCAACAACCACATCCTAACGTCATCGAATATGCCAAAGAATGAACCAGTGAAGTTGGTCTATCCTGCAGCCGGTGGCGTCCCGCAGACGGCGGTACTCAATATGAACAACAACCGCGTCACGCTGACTTCGTCCACGTTGCCGAACGGGACGCTTTCGTCCGGTCAGCAACCGCAGCTGATCCAGACGTCGAACATCGTCACCGGGGGCGGCGTGAAGGCCACGatccagcaacaacagcagcagcaagtggCCGGTGCGTCGCAGCCCGGTGGTGGCGGTCTGCCAACGCCAACGTTAATTATCAAGAACCAGCAGACGGGCGCAGTCATGAACACCGGTGCACCTGGCATCGTCACGGTTTCGAAGCCGATGAACAATCAG GCAACACCAAACATAGTCGGTTTACCTGGTGTGCAAATTGTAAATGTTAGACCTGGCGCACAACCCACACAAGCACAGCAAAAAACTGTTGCCGCTGTTTCACCTAGAGTTGTTATTGGTAGCCAGCCAATAGTTAGTACTAGACCACCAAACGCAAGCGCT ATCACTTTAAGTGCCCTTCAAGGACAGCAAGGTTCGACGCTGCTGCTGAAGAATGAgcagggccatttccagctgCTCCGGATCGGACCGGCCCCGACCGGTGCCCAAATTACGCCCGCCAATCTGACGGGATCTTCCGCGAACCAAACGATACGATTGCAAACTGTACCAGCT ACCCATTCATCCGGTTCCGGAGCCATCATAGTGAGCTCACAGTCCATTACGACCGCCCCGACGAGCTACATTTCAACGCAACCCACGCCAGTCGCCTCGGTGGCCCCAGTGCCGGCATTGGCAGCTCAGCAAAATATCACGATATCGCACTCCCCGGCGCAAGCGGGCGCCCAACCCACGGTGCTGGCCACCCAGCAATCattgcaccagcagcagcagcaacaaacgaCCGTTGTCGCCTCATCTCACTCCGTGGcaaaccaacagcagcagcaacaacaacagcagcagcagcagcagcaaacggtCGTTGTTACAACGACTGGCGGTGGTGGAGCCCCtggccaacagcagcaacagcgaaACTCCTTAGATAATACCAAAGAAAAGTGCAGCAAATTTCTCACCAATCTGATCGAGCTGTCCAAACGGGAACCGGCCAAAGTGGAGCAGAATGTGCGAACACTTATTCAGGAGCTGGTGGACGCGAATGTCGATCCGGCCGAGTTTTGCGAACGGTTAGAGCGTCTGCTCAACGCTAGTCCACAGCCGTGCTTAATTGGGTTTCTAAAG AAAAGCCTTCCCCTGCTGCGGCAATCGCTAGTAACTAAAGAGATAACGATCGAGGGCATCAATCCGCCTTCGGCTGCTGTTGCCTTCGCTGGTACCGCCTTAACCCAAATTCCT GCCCAAATTCGCCCGATCGGACAGACGACGATCGTGTCACAAAACAGTATGGTCGGTCAGACGCAAATACGTATGCTTACCTCTCAGGCCGGCGGGCTGACGACGATGCCACGGATCGGGCAGACCACGATCCGGCCGGCGGCCCCCGTCCGaatacagcagcagcaacagcagcaggtgGTCCAGGGCGCCACGCCAACGACCGTCGTAGGACCTCGAACGATCACTGCCCAGCAGATTCGACCAAACTCTACCACGATCGGTCACACGACGATCGTGCAGACATCGGGCGGCCAACAGCTGTCGCAAAACATCTCAACGACACCTCCTGCATTGCTACCGGTGAGTGGGAGCGCTTCTTCTACGTACATTTCCTCCGCTCAGCAG AATCAATCGGGGGcgtcgaagaagaagacgggTGCGTCCGCGGCCGCCGGCAGCGCTGACCCGGACGCGGCCAGCAAGCGGGCCGGGGCATCAGCGCAATCGCAGTTCTACCACCACCATGCGTCCATGTacggcgacgacgacatcAACGATGTGGCCGCGATGGGCGGCGTCAACCTGGCGGAGGAAACCCAACGCATCCTCGGCTCGACCGAGTTCGTAGGGACGCAGATTCGGTCGTGCAAGGACGAGGTGTTTCTACATCTGCCCGCACTGCAGTCCCGGATCCGCAGCATCATCGCCCGTCACGGTCTGGAGGAACCGAGCAACGAGGTGGCGGTGTTGATCTCGCACGCCTGCCAGGAGCGACTGAAAAACGTGGTCGAAAAGCTAGCAATTATTGCGGAGCATCGGATAGATATTATCAAG GTTGACCCACGGTACGAGGTCACGAAAGATGTACGAGGGCAGATAAAGTTTCTCGAAGAGCTGGACAAAGCCGAACAAAAACGTCATGAGGAGCAGGAGCGTGAAATGTTGATGCGAGCCGCCAAATCCCGATCGAAAACGGAAGACCCGGAGCAGGCTAAACTGAAGGCAAAG GCAAAGGAAATGCAACGGGCGGAAATGGAGGAATTGAGGCAGCGGGACGCCAATCTGACGGCGTTACAAGCAATTGGTCCGAGAAAGAAGCCGAAGTTGGAGGAAGGAACATCCGCATCGGCAACG CCCGGTGGGTCCGGAACAGGAACATTAAGTGGGAAGGCTCCGACGCCGTTACGGCCGCGCATCAAGCGCGTCAATCTTCGTGATATGCTATTCTACATGGAACAAGAGCGGGAAACCTGCAGGAGTCAGATGCTCTACAAAGCCTACCTCAAGTGA
- the LOC131266765 gene encoding transcription initiation factor TFIID subunit 4-like isoform X4, translating to MASANFLEEALKSDVDESAVNAIVGTLENQLDVNTNQVQQVGGAVKTGAFVNSVKNQSSAISEPSSAAAPATAVATAVVSNGGATSSSSSSSASSGQKHGAGGLVTNGEIVSNIVNLVSSNNGASVINNNTITTNNNNLAKTFLVSASVAGSTTTTVGGNKATAGGGGNVTVTLSSAGGGGQQQQRNPVPSVVTSGGGTTGGGGGGINIISQQIVVPAGGGSHHQPPPLFNVTTNHGHQPQSNQGTAAGGHGNSIIIGSSNNHILTSSNMPKNEPVKLVYPAAGGVPQTAVLNMNNNRVTLTSSTLPNGTLSSGQQPQLIQTSNIVTGGGVKATIQQQQQQQVAGASQPGGGGLPTPTLIIKNQQTGAVMNTGAPGIVTVSKPMNNQATPNIVGLPGVQIVNVRPGAQPTQAQQKTVAAVSPRVVIGSQPIVSTRPPNASAITLSALQGQQGSTLLLKNEQGHFQLLRIGPAPTGAQITPANLTGSSANQTIRLQTVPATHSSGSGAIIVSSQSITTAPTSYISTQPTPVASVAPVPALAAQQNITISHSPAQAGAQPTVLATQQSLHQQQQQQTTVVASSHSVANQQQQQQQQQQQQQQTVVVTTTGGGGAPGQQQQQRNSLDNTKEKCSKFLTNLIELSKREPAKVEQNVRTLIQELVDANVDPAEFCERLERLLNASPQPCLIGFLKKSLPLLRQSLVTKEITIEGINPPSAAVAFAGTALTQIPAQIRPIGQTTIVSQNSMVGQTQIRMLTSQAGGLTTMPRIGQTTIRPAAPVRIQQQQQQQVVQGATPTTVVGPRTITAQQIRPNSTTIGHTTIVQTSGGQQLSQNISTTPPALLPNQSGASKKKTGASAAAGSADPDAASKRAGASAQSQFYHHHASMYGDDDINDVAAMGGVNLAEETQRILGSTEFVGTQIRSCKDEVFLHLPALQSRIRSIIARHGLEEPSNEVAVLISHACQERLKNVVEKLAIIAEHRIDIIKVDPRYEVTKDVRGQIKFLEELDKAEQKRHEEQEREMLMRAAKSRSKTEDPEQAKLKAKAKEMQRAEMEELRQRDANLTALQAIGPRKKPKLEEGTSASATPGGSGTGTLSGKAPTPLRPRIKRVNLRDMLFYMEQERETCRSQMLYKAYLK from the exons ATGGCGTCTGCCAACTTTTTGGAAGAAGCTCTTAAATCGGACGTCGACGAATCGGCGGTGAATGCGATAGTGGGAACGTTGGAAAACCAGTTGGACGTGAATACGAACCAGGTGCAACAAGTAGGCGGTGCAGTGAAAACGGGTGCGTTCGTGAATAGTGTGAAAAATCAATCTAGTGCAATCTCCGAGCCATCAtcggcagcagcaccagcaacagcagtagCGACAGCAGTTGTGTCAAATGGGGGTGCAAcgagtagcagcagcagtagtagcgCTTCATCGGGCCAGAAACACGGCGCTGGTGGCCTCGTCACGAACGGCGAAATAGTGTCCAACATAGTGAACCTCGTTAGCAGCAACAACGGTGCTAGTGTGATTAATAACAATACCATCacgaccaacaacaacaaccttgCAAAGACGTTCCTAGTGAGCGCGAGTGTGGCAGGCAGTACTACGACGACCGTGGGGGGTAACAAGGCGACCGCTGGTGGTGGCGGGAACGTAACCGTTACGTTATCATCGGCTGGTGGCGgcggtcagcagcagcagcgcaatCCGGTTCCGTCGGTGGTAACATCCGGTGGCGGTAcgaccggtggtggtggaggaggcaTCAACATAATCAGCCAGCAGATCGTGGTGCCTGCCGGAGGGGGCAGCCACCACCAGCCACCGCCACTGTTCAACGTGACCACCAACCACGGCCACCAGCCGCAAAGCAACCAGGGCACAGCAGCGGGCGGACACGGCAAtagcatcatcatcggcagTAGCAACAACCACATCCTAACGTCATCGAATATGCCAAAGAATGAACCAGTGAAGTTGGTCTATCCTGCAGCCGGTGGCGTCCCGCAGACGGCGGTACTCAATATGAACAACAACCGCGTCACGCTGACTTCGTCCACGTTGCCGAACGGGACGCTTTCGTCCGGTCAGCAACCGCAGCTGATCCAGACGTCGAACATCGTCACCGGGGGCGGCGTGAAGGCCACGatccagcaacaacagcagcagcaagtggCCGGTGCGTCGCAGCCCGGTGGTGGCGGTCTGCCAACGCCAACGTTAATTATCAAGAACCAGCAGACGGGCGCAGTCATGAACACCGGTGCACCTGGCATCGTCACGGTTTCGAAGCCGATGAACAATCAG GCAACACCAAACATAGTCGGTTTACCTGGTGTGCAAATTGTAAATGTTAGACCTGGCGCACAACCCACACAAGCACAGCAAAAAACTGTTGCCGCTGTTTCACCTAGAGTTGTTATTGGTAGCCAGCCAATAGTTAGTACTAGACCACCAAACGCAAGCGCT ATCACTTTAAGTGCCCTTCAAGGACAGCAAGGTTCGACGCTGCTGCTGAAGAATGAgcagggccatttccagctgCTCCGGATCGGACCGGCCCCGACCGGTGCCCAAATTACGCCCGCCAATCTGACGGGATCTTCCGCGAACCAAACGATACGATTGCAAACTGTACCAGCT ACCCATTCATCCGGTTCCGGAGCCATCATAGTGAGCTCACAGTCCATTACGACCGCCCCGACGAGCTACATTTCAACGCAACCCACGCCAGTCGCCTCGGTGGCCCCAGTGCCGGCATTGGCAGCTCAGCAAAATATCACGATATCGCACTCCCCGGCGCAAGCGGGCGCCCAACCCACGGTGCTGGCCACCCAGCAATCattgcaccagcagcagcagcaacaaacgaCCGTTGTCGCCTCATCTCACTCCGTGGcaaaccaacagcagcagcaacaacaacagcagcagcagcagcagcaaacggtCGTTGTTACAACGACTGGCGGTGGTGGAGCCCCtggccaacagcagcaacagcgaaACTCCTTAGATAATACCAAAGAAAAGTGCAGCAAATTTCTCACCAATCTGATCGAGCTGTCCAAACGGGAACCGGCCAAAGTGGAGCAGAATGTGCGAACACTTATTCAGGAGCTGGTGGACGCGAATGTCGATCCGGCCGAGTTTTGCGAACGGTTAGAGCGTCTGCTCAACGCTAGTCCACAGCCGTGCTTAATTGGGTTTCTAAAG AAAAGCCTTCCCCTGCTGCGGCAATCGCTAGTAACTAAAGAGATAACGATCGAGGGCATCAATCCGCCTTCGGCTGCTGTTGCCTTCGCTGGTACCGCCTTAACCCAAATTCCT GCCCAAATTCGCCCGATCGGACAGACGACGATCGTGTCACAAAACAGTATGGTCGGTCAGACGCAAATACGTATGCTTACCTCTCAGGCCGGCGGGCTGACGACGATGCCACGGATCGGGCAGACCACGATCCGGCCGGCGGCCCCCGTCCGaatacagcagcagcaacagcagcaggtgGTCCAGGGCGCCACGCCAACGACCGTCGTAGGACCTCGAACGATCACTGCCCAGCAGATTCGACCAAACTCTACCACGATCGGTCACACGACGATCGTGCAGACATCGGGCGGCCAACAGCTGTCGCAAAACATCTCAACGACACCTCCTGCATTGCTACCG AATCAATCGGGGGcgtcgaagaagaagacgggTGCGTCCGCGGCCGCCGGCAGCGCTGACCCGGACGCGGCCAGCAAGCGGGCCGGGGCATCAGCGCAATCGCAGTTCTACCACCACCATGCGTCCATGTacggcgacgacgacatcAACGATGTGGCCGCGATGGGCGGCGTCAACCTGGCGGAGGAAACCCAACGCATCCTCGGCTCGACCGAGTTCGTAGGGACGCAGATTCGGTCGTGCAAGGACGAGGTGTTTCTACATCTGCCCGCACTGCAGTCCCGGATCCGCAGCATCATCGCCCGTCACGGTCTGGAGGAACCGAGCAACGAGGTGGCGGTGTTGATCTCGCACGCCTGCCAGGAGCGACTGAAAAACGTGGTCGAAAAGCTAGCAATTATTGCGGAGCATCGGATAGATATTATCAAG GTTGACCCACGGTACGAGGTCACGAAAGATGTACGAGGGCAGATAAAGTTTCTCGAAGAGCTGGACAAAGCCGAACAAAAACGTCATGAGGAGCAGGAGCGTGAAATGTTGATGCGAGCCGCCAAATCCCGATCGAAAACGGAAGACCCGGAGCAGGCTAAACTGAAGGCAAAG GCAAAGGAAATGCAACGGGCGGAAATGGAGGAATTGAGGCAGCGGGACGCCAATCTGACGGCGTTACAAGCAATTGGTCCGAGAAAGAAGCCGAAGTTGGAGGAAGGAACATCCGCATCGGCAACG CCCGGTGGGTCCGGAACAGGAACATTAAGTGGGAAGGCTCCGACGCCGTTACGGCCGCGCATCAAGCGCGTCAATCTTCGTGATATGCTATTCTACATGGAACAAGAGCGGGAAACCTGCAGGAGTCAGATGCTCTACAAAGCCTACCTCAAGTGA